In Candidatus Poribacteria bacterium, the following are encoded in one genomic region:
- a CDS encoding cupin domain-containing protein, which produces MPFFVIDEQPEKQVFEGASLRTLHGEKLMMSFVNLQPHSVVAEHSHPHEQMGMVLEGTFELSIDGDSRMLKKGDAYLIPSNVKHSAKAFEEPAVALDIFSPPREDYK; this is translated from the coding sequence ATGCCCTTTTTTGTTATTGATGAACAACCCGAAAAGCAGGTTTTTGAGGGAGCAAGTCTTCGGACACTTCACGGCGAAAAACTGATGATGTCCTTTGTCAATCTGCAACCCCATAGTGTCGTTGCTGAGCATAGTCATCCCCATGAACAGATGGGAATGGTCCTTGAAGGAACATTTGAACTCTCCATTGATGGAGACTCCCGTATGCTCAAAAAGGGTGACGCTTACCTTATCCCTTCCAATGTGAAGCACAGCGCGAAGGCTTTTGAAGAACCCGCTGTCGCCCTTGACATCTTTAGTCCGCCACGAGAAGATTATAAATAA
- a CDS encoding class I tRNA ligase family protein, with product MKKRNSPPKSTTRKRGKTTRSSEKPQLTDRAREKAILETWANVNMYPSVSKKANTVERNTTKRNTAQQHHSSQAETYVLREMPASVHALTLNTLCRKVCQDIFLKAELMQGHQVIYVPAWETYPLWIEESVIAAAKSKTPIKLSVLRKRCRARHKQELEVQKEKFHQLGIFADWDASQKTLESRQEARLIALISRLRDSDYLHDLPQLSPWCPKCTVPINEANLVQMPTRALNGYVKFPFTLGLEEFGISVSFCLQMPHLWEIAGVVELGITENITYLLTQWRDEYLLFSEPQFEHFMKHLPKRQSRPKLVKEIKASELAQCAVAHPLFPSKDVKITLIPDALVADATPSKSTSSLKSGVMPLNPAHHQPSYNIAQALNMNATPVFDETGRFTEEAGQLCGLYLFDAKKFIIPQLERYGYLLKTRNDEMHEPHCPRCKELAVFRPCSKWVFSISENRATAQLLNAQEYWDNYGDTEHKDIRDVQNAVLNFGDLQVSAQRQWGMPLPILLCDQCDEPLTDKNTLNAIRNSIQRGFEFWFRLSVEELLPADTRCLNCNSSDFRKEATLIDSHFANLLQIIDNSDFKKPLGGHTSVMFVPQTDTADSKWTEWLAEISVISAALSRSRPIKESQPFKQLKLNTMPKIDSDIQIEDAFLNKYPADVARLVAITPSVGTEQVDHKQLEKLAKDYSVQYQQLQGLLEDISDCLSDFLQNGNETKNASGKKGKDKKQGKQEVEAINLEAMRMEETGAAATDEIASTDSLAIAVTAQFLQGVRQTYQDANFYEMWTMLTDFCENDLRFYVQTVKSRPAETLHAAQTALSQIGTALLQRLAPLVPFLAEHFYPRISTEGVAGNHSIFQKNWHLLLPVDGQILHISGIEEDKAKAEWEVLKNTYDAKF from the coding sequence ATGAAAAAACGAAATTCTCCCCCAAAAAGCACGACGCGTAAAAGAGGTAAAACCACGAGGTCAAGCGAGAAACCTCAATTGACAGACCGCGCAAGAGAAAAAGCCATTTTGGAAACTTGGGCGAATGTCAATATGTATCCCTCCGTGAGCAAAAAAGCCAACACCGTAGAGCGCAATACAACCAAGAGGAACACGGCGCAGCAACACCACTCCTCTCAAGCGGAAACCTACGTTCTCCGTGAAATGCCAGCTTCAGTTCACGCTCTCACTCTCAACACCCTTTGTAGAAAAGTTTGTCAAGACATCTTCCTTAAAGCGGAGTTAATGCAAGGACATCAGGTTATATACGTGCCGGCATGGGAGACCTATCCTCTCTGGATTGAGGAATCTGTGATTGCTGCCGCCAAATCTAAGACACCAATCAAATTATCTGTCCTTCGGAAGCGCTGCCGCGCACGGCACAAACAGGAATTAGAAGTCCAGAAGGAAAAATTCCATCAACTCGGAATCTTTGCGGATTGGGATGCTTCGCAGAAAACTCTCGAATCGAGGCAGGAAGCGAGACTCATCGCCCTTATTAGTCGACTACGCGACTCTGACTACTTACACGATCTACCGCAACTGAGTCCATGGTGTCCTAAGTGTACTGTCCCGATTAATGAAGCGAACCTTGTACAAATGCCTACCCGTGCTTTGAATGGTTACGTAAAGTTTCCTTTCACGCTTGGGTTAGAAGAATTCGGCATTTCTGTCTCTTTTTGTCTCCAGATGCCACATCTTTGGGAAATAGCGGGGGTCGTTGAACTCGGGATTACCGAGAATATTACGTACTTGCTTACCCAATGGCGGGATGAATATCTCCTTTTTTCGGAACCGCAGTTTGAACATTTTATGAAACACCTTCCAAAGAGGCAGTCCAGACCAAAACTTGTGAAAGAAATCAAAGCCTCTGAACTCGCGCAATGTGCTGTGGCGCACCCGCTCTTCCCATCAAAGGACGTGAAGATTACACTCATTCCTGATGCCCTCGTGGCAGATGCCACTCCCAGTAAATCAACATCTTCTTTAAAATCCGGCGTTATGCCCCTAAATCCTGCACATCATCAACCCAGTTACAACATTGCCCAAGCGTTAAACATGAATGCTACGCCTGTTTTCGATGAAACTGGGAGATTCACTGAGGAGGCTGGACAGTTGTGTGGTTTGTATCTGTTTGATGCAAAGAAGTTTATTATTCCACAATTGGAGAGGTATGGATATCTTCTCAAGACACGGAACGATGAGATGCATGAACCTCACTGTCCGCGCTGTAAGGAATTGGCTGTCTTTCGACCCTGTTCAAAGTGGGTGTTCTCTATCTCTGAAAATCGTGCCACTGCTCAGCTGCTCAACGCCCAGGAGTATTGGGACAATTACGGTGACACCGAGCATAAAGATATTCGCGATGTACAGAATGCTGTCCTCAATTTCGGGGACTTGCAAGTTTCTGCGCAACGTCAGTGGGGTATGCCACTCCCAATTCTCCTCTGCGACCAGTGTGATGAACCGCTCACCGATAAGAATACACTCAATGCAATCCGAAATTCTATACAGCGAGGGTTTGAATTCTGGTTCCGATTGAGTGTTGAGGAACTCTTACCTGCGGATACACGATGTCTAAACTGTAATTCGAGTGATTTTCGTAAAGAGGCTACCCTCATTGATAGCCATTTTGCCAATTTGCTTCAAATTATTGACAACTCTGATTTCAAGAAGCCACTCGGTGGACACACCAGTGTCATGTTTGTCCCGCAAACAGATACAGCCGATTCTAAGTGGACAGAATGGTTGGCAGAAATCAGTGTCATCTCCGCTGCACTTAGCAGAAGTCGCCCAATTAAAGAAAGTCAACCCTTTAAGCAACTAAAGCTTAACACAATGCCGAAAATTGATAGCGACATACAGATAGAAGACGCATTTCTCAATAAATATCCGGCTGATGTGGCTCGTCTCGTCGCAATAACCCCCAGTGTTGGAACGGAACAGGTGGACCACAAACAACTTGAAAAACTCGCAAAAGATTACTCGGTTCAATATCAGCAGCTGCAGGGACTATTGGAAGATATAAGCGATTGTCTCTCCGATTTTCTACAAAATGGAAATGAAACGAAGAATGCATCTGGAAAAAAAGGTAAGGACAAAAAACAAGGCAAGCAGGAAGTTGAAGCCATTAATCTGGAAGCGATGCGGATGGAAGAGACAGGTGCCGCCGCTACGGACGAAATTGCTTCAACTGATTCATTGGCAATAGCCGTTACCGCTCAGTTTTTACAGGGAGTGCGGCAGACTTATCAGGATGCAAATTTTTATGAAATGTGGACAATGTTGACGGATTTCTGTGAGAACGACCTTCGCTTCTATGTCCAAACCGTGAAATCCCGTCCTGCTGAAACGCTGCATGCCGCGCAAACAGCCTTGTCGCAAATCGGAACGGCACTCCTGCAACGCTTGGCACCCTTGGTCCCTTTCTTGGCGGAACATTTCTATCCTCGTATTTCTACAGAAGGTGTAGCTGGTAACCATAGCATTTTTCAGAAAAATTGGCACCTACTCTTGCCTGTTGATGGACAAATCCTGCACATTTCTGGTATAGAAGAGGATAAGGCAAAAGCGGAATGGGAGGTGCTCAAAAATACCTATGATGCAAAATTCTAA
- the proC gene encoding pyrroline-5-carboxylate reductase codes for MRLGVIGVGKMGGIIVRSIADTVFPAKQIWVTDLDSALVEQLCDEKGIHSVSDIAGLVEKTHVILCAVPPGAVPYILPQVARTLSAPQWLISIAAGVTTTTLESYFDAAPPIVRAMPNISASVGAAISVLTTGSTANQEHIEIAQRIFDACGTSLVMDEHHLDAVTGVSGSGPAYVALFIEALADAGVHVGLPRADAQKLATHTVLGAATMLAETQEHPAVLKNRVTTPGGTTAAALHALEQGGLRATLTEAILAATARAKELGNT; via the coding sequence ATGCGATTAGGTGTCATAGGCGTTGGAAAGATGGGAGGCATTATCGTTCGGAGTATTGCCGACACGGTGTTTCCCGCAAAGCAGATTTGGGTTACTGACCTCGATAGTGCCCTTGTAGAGCAACTCTGCGATGAAAAAGGGATTCACAGCGTGAGTGATATTGCTGGCTTGGTAGAAAAGACTCACGTTATTCTCTGTGCTGTCCCTCCTGGGGCAGTCCCATACATCTTGCCACAAGTTGCGCGCACCTTATCGGCACCGCAATGGCTCATCAGTATAGCTGCCGGTGTTACGACCACGACGCTTGAATCCTACTTTGATGCCGCACCCCCGATTGTTCGGGCGATGCCAAATATCTCAGCATCAGTAGGTGCTGCAATCTCGGTGCTAACGACTGGTAGTACGGCGAATCAGGAGCATATTGAAATAGCGCAGCGGATCTTTGATGCCTGCGGGACCTCCTTGGTTATGGATGAACACCATCTTGATGCTGTCACAGGAGTGAGTGGGAGTGGACCCGCCTATGTTGCGCTCTTCATTGAAGCGTTGGCGGATGCGGGTGTTCATGTCGGTTTACCTCGTGCCGATGCCCAGAAACTCGCGACCCATACAGTTTTAGGTGCAGCTACGATGTTGGCTGAAACACAAGAACATCCAGCTGTTCTCAAAAATCGTGTTACCACACCAGGCGGAACAACTGCTGCTGCGCTTCACGCGTTAGAGCAGGGCGGTTTACGGGCAACTCTTACGGAAGCCATCCTCGCTGCAACAGCGCGAGCAAAAGAACTCGGCAACACATAA
- a CDS encoding YggT family protein, giving the protein MNMLAWFVSEVLEIYIIVVFANTLLSWFVFGTQNSVVRQLYWWTSRIVDPVLNPIRNVIGPMTRNFGIDISPFVLIILLQFISWALW; this is encoded by the coding sequence ATGAATATGCTTGCTTGGTTCGTCAGTGAAGTGCTTGAAATTTACATCATAGTGGTCTTCGCGAATACATTGCTTTCTTGGTTCGTTTTTGGCACACAAAATTCAGTCGTCAGACAACTATACTGGTGGACGAGTCGTATCGTAGATCCTGTTTTGAATCCGATTCGGAATGTAATTGGACCGATGACTCGGAATTTTGGTATTGACATTTCACCTTTTGTGCTGATTATTCTGCTACAGTTTATATCTTGGGCACTCTGGTAA
- the pgeF gene encoding peptidoglycan editing factor PgeF, with product MKLYHPVHEFQASGVVTAGISLRHGGVSRAPYTSLNLAEHVGDDESAVASNRDMLFQHTNLKNLHYCRQIHSTSVIDVDNGTGTVPEVPPEADALVSAHCGTALGIFTADCVPIFILDFDTPAIGIAHAGWRGTFDRIAVNTLAQMKVSFGTVPASCQIHLGPSIQKCCYTVSTELLDQFAERFGSAVHDGKNLSLQDANLNQLVEAGLPPVSISVSPLCTACRTDLFYSHRAENGQTGRMLSFIQLHTEN from the coding sequence ATGAAACTGTATCACCCGGTTCATGAATTCCAAGCAAGCGGCGTTGTCACTGCTGGTATTAGTCTACGCCATGGTGGTGTTAGTCGTGCACCTTATACGTCCTTGAATCTTGCTGAGCATGTCGGTGATGATGAGAGTGCCGTTGCATCTAATAGGGATATGCTCTTTCAGCATACCAATTTAAAGAATCTGCACTATTGTCGTCAAATTCACAGTACTTCCGTCATTGATGTAGATAACGGAACAGGAACGGTACCAGAGGTTCCACCTGAAGCGGATGCGCTTGTCTCTGCCCATTGCGGAACTGCTTTAGGCATCTTTACGGCAGATTGTGTCCCTATTTTCATTTTAGATTTTGATACACCGGCTATCGGTATCGCGCACGCGGGCTGGCGAGGCACCTTTGACCGAATTGCCGTAAATACACTTGCACAAATGAAAGTTAGTTTCGGAACTGTCCCCGCAAGCTGTCAGATTCATTTGGGTCCCTCTATCCAAAAATGTTGCTATACGGTTAGCACAGAATTGCTCGATCAATTTGCAGAACGTTTCGGTAGTGCCGTACACGATGGCAAAAACCTGAGTCTGCAAGATGCCAACCTTAACCAATTGGTTGAAGCGGGCTTACCTCCCGTCTCTATTTCAGTATCTCCACTTTGCACTGCTTGTCGCACGGATCTCTTTTATTCACATCGGGCTGAGAACGGACAAACAGGTAGGATGCTCTCATTTATCCAACTGCATACTGAGAACTAA
- the lspA gene encoding signal peptidase II yields MMQNSKRGTWQTLLPLIGVAIPVLILDWVSKWLVQTYITQVTEVIPIIPGFFNLRHDRNTGAAFGVLAGHRFLLILITIVALIFIFAYYLRFRESRWMQVALGFLLGGAVGNFIDRLYLGEVVDFLQFGITSKGLFWPTFNVADISVCIGAGMLIVYLFRNRDQAQ; encoded by the coding sequence ATGATGCAAAATTCTAAGAGAGGTACATGGCAAACGCTCCTACCCTTAATCGGCGTAGCCATTCCAGTGTTAATACTGGATTGGGTGAGCAAATGGCTCGTACAAACCTATATAACTCAAGTTACAGAGGTAATTCCGATTATTCCGGGTTTTTTCAACCTTCGGCACGATAGAAATACAGGAGCGGCTTTCGGTGTGCTCGCCGGACATAGGTTTTTGCTGATTCTCATTACGATTGTCGCTTTAATTTTCATCTTCGCCTATTATCTTCGGTTCAGGGAGAGCCGCTGGATGCAAGTCGCACTCGGATTTCTACTTGGCGGTGCTGTTGGAAATTTTATTGATCGGCTCTATTTGGGTGAGGTTGTCGATTTTCTCCAGTTCGGTATAACCAGTAAGGGACTTTTTTGGCCAACCTTCAACGTGGCTGATATTTCCGTCTGTATTGGTGCAGGGATGTTAATTGTTTACCTTTTCCGAAACCGCGATCAAGCCCAATAA
- a CDS encoding YggS family pyridoxal phosphate-dependent enzyme: MNSIVDNLSSINERIASAAERSNRTPDSIRLVAVTKGRSVPEIQAVLAAGATDIGENRVQEARQKYAPVNAFIDTSDAAFSDKTYRWHLVGHLQRNKVKTALEMFSLIHSVDSLRLLTEIARRSEERSQQTDVLIQVNTTREVSKHGLAADDLLQFIEDAQAYPAAHIVGLMTMGQLTSSPDANRPAFALLRSLAEKIETQKFPGVTMKYLSMGMTNDFEVAVQEGANLVRIGRAIFEFAEE, from the coding sequence GTGAACTCGATTGTCGATAATCTCTCCAGTATCAATGAACGTATTGCCAGCGCAGCTGAACGAAGCAATCGCACACCGGATTCAATAAGACTCGTTGCTGTTACAAAAGGGCGTTCAGTACCAGAGATTCAGGCAGTTCTCGCCGCGGGTGCCACAGACATCGGGGAAAACCGAGTGCAGGAGGCGCGACAGAAGTACGCGCCAGTCAATGCTTTCATAGATACTTCAGATGCCGCCTTCAGTGATAAGACATACCGTTGGCATCTCGTTGGACATTTGCAGAGAAATAAGGTTAAAACCGCATTAGAGATGTTTTCGCTGATTCATTCAGTTGACAGTTTGCGGCTTTTGACAGAGATAGCACGCCGGTCTGAAGAACGATCACAACAGACCGATGTTTTAATTCAGGTAAATACAACTCGCGAAGTAAGTAAACACGGATTGGCAGCGGATGATTTACTTCAGTTCATTGAAGACGCACAAGCGTATCCGGCAGCGCACATCGTTGGACTGATGACGATGGGACAGTTAACGTCTTCACCGGACGCAAACCGTCCCGCATTTGCCTTGCTGAGATCGCTCGCTGAAAAGATAGAAACCCAAAAATTCCCGGGCGTTACGATGAAATATCTCTCCATGGGAATGACGAATGACTTTGAGGTTGCCGTTCAGGAGGGAGCAAATCTCGTTAGAATTGGTAGGGCGATCTTCGAGTTTGCAGAGGAATAG
- the fmt gene encoding methionyl-tRNA formyltransferase translates to MHILFMGTSEFAVPALTALISHKFELIGLVTQPDRPSGRGNRLTPPPVKIIATEHNIPVYQPEKVRKPDFVKILKRLAPDVIVVAAFGQLLPQTVLDIPPCGTINLHPSLLPKYRGAAPIQWALINGESETGVTLMLLDAGQDTGDIISTDRVPIREEDTAFTLTEQLAQLGADQLVQCLSDMPNEGPPSAIPQNDAEATHAPRLTKETGHIDWNQPARTIHNLVRGTAIWPGAYTFFRDELRLKIIRSQPLRRTFAAQPGTLEIVDRQKLIVATGGGTLQLLEIQPATKKAMEASDFINGYQLQTGEQFLTS, encoded by the coding sequence ATGCACATTCTCTTTATGGGCACCAGCGAGTTTGCTGTTCCGGCACTCACAGCACTTATCTCCCACAAATTTGAACTCATCGGTCTTGTTACACAACCCGACCGACCAAGCGGACGCGGGAACCGGCTCACCCCACCACCTGTCAAGATAATCGCTACAGAACACAATATACCGGTTTATCAACCCGAGAAGGTGAGAAAACCGGATTTTGTAAAAATCCTTAAACGTCTTGCACCGGATGTGATTGTCGTTGCTGCTTTCGGTCAGCTGCTACCCCAGACCGTTTTGGATATTCCACCGTGCGGTACTATCAATTTGCATCCCTCTCTTCTTCCGAAATATCGAGGTGCTGCCCCAATTCAGTGGGCATTGATTAATGGTGAATCCGAGACGGGTGTGACACTTATGTTATTGGATGCAGGTCAGGATACGGGTGATATTATTTCTACTGACCGAGTCCCGATCCGAGAGGAGGACACCGCTTTCACATTGACGGAACAGTTAGCACAACTCGGGGCAGATCAACTCGTCCAATGTCTATCCGATATGCCAAATGAGGGACCGCCATCGGCGATTCCGCAGAACGATGCGGAAGCAACCCATGCCCCGCGTCTAACGAAGGAGACTGGACACATTGATTGGAATCAACCAGCGAGGACAATTCACAACCTTGTCCGGGGCACAGCAATCTGGCCCGGTGCTTATACTTTTTTTCGAGACGAACTTCGCCTGAAAATTATCCGCTCTCAACCACTCCGGCGGACATTTGCTGCACAACCGGGTACGCTTGAGATCGTTGATAGACAGAAACTCATCGTTGCTACAGGGGGAGGAACGCTCCAGTTATTAGAAATTCAACCTGCGACCAAAAAAGCCATGGAAGCGTCCGATTTTATCAACGGTTATCAGTTACAAACGGGCGAGCAATTTTTGACATCATAG
- the rpe gene encoding ribulose-phosphate 3-epimerase, which yields MAPSLLAADFSCLGEEVERMVDAGADMLHFDVMDGEFVPNFGISPPFVAAVRQITQIPFDVHIMVRHPLRYIGALATAGADLVTFHIESDDAPDEVISAIKAQGVKPGLAFSPKTPISAVTSYLSDVDLILPMSVEPGFGGQAFQSNTLEKIAGLQQIIQESDLQLDISVDGGVTTEIAPLAIDRGATILVAGTAIFRSQQPETIIQKLRTPATYDESV from the coding sequence ATTGCCCCCTCATTGCTCGCTGCAGATTTCAGCTGTCTTGGTGAAGAAGTTGAACGAATGGTCGATGCCGGGGCGGATATGCTTCACTTTGATGTGATGGATGGTGAATTTGTCCCTAACTTCGGTATCAGTCCGCCTTTCGTTGCTGCTGTTCGCCAAATAACTCAGATCCCGTTTGATGTCCACATTATGGTGAGGCATCCGCTCCGCTATATTGGCGCACTTGCCACAGCAGGTGCGGATCTCGTCACATTTCATATCGAAAGTGATGATGCGCCGGATGAAGTAATTTCAGCGATCAAAGCACAGGGCGTTAAACCCGGTTTAGCATTCTCACCGAAAACGCCGATCTCAGCAGTCACGTCGTATCTTTCAGACGTTGACTTAATCCTACCAATGAGTGTTGAACCCGGATTTGGAGGTCAAGCCTTTCAATCGAACACCCTCGAAAAGATAGCGGGATTGCAGCAAATCATCCAGGAGTCGGACCTACAACTTGACATCTCCGTTGACGGTGGTGTAACGACAGAAATTGCCCCTCTCGCTATTGATCGAGGCGCAACGATTCTCGTCGCAGGAACGGCTATCTTCCGCAGTCAGCAACCGGAGACGATTATTCAAAAATTGCGTACCCCTGCAACCTATGACGAAAGTGTGTAG
- a CDS encoding PASTA domain-containing protein, with translation MLAIFVIIPTWVRTEEVLVPNITGKTYYEAVRTLDDAGLRPDETIQEASSDVPKGEIVSQNPQANFRIKSYQPVKITVSIGSELAPVPSVIGKSRDAAFDTLTIAGFRPNRMAFVHSENYLEDTVIAQTPPEGGGQRRGSPVNLLISRGPTPQFIELPNFQGQPAADVLVALESVGLKVETEYSSHPKIPEGAIIAHEPPGDVMMKTGDLVRLEISGVQGSTGDVGRLLPVTHTVGKEGELSRQVRIVIIDDYGERTVIDQRYAPGTVINLEQKGFRVFGKTRVIVYEDGERLPEVLYR, from the coding sequence GTGTTAGCCATCTTTGTTATTATTCCGACTTGGGTTAGGACCGAGGAGGTGCTTGTCCCAAACATTACCGGCAAAACCTACTATGAAGCCGTGCGGACCCTTGATGACGCAGGTCTTCGACCTGATGAGACGATTCAGGAAGCAAGTAGTGATGTACCCAAGGGTGAAATCGTCTCACAAAATCCACAGGCGAACTTTAGGATAAAATCGTATCAACCAGTTAAGATTACAGTCAGCATAGGATCGGAGTTAGCACCTGTTCCCTCTGTTATTGGAAAATCGCGGGATGCCGCTTTTGATACACTCACAATTGCCGGTTTTCGTCCAAATCGGATGGCTTTTGTCCATTCTGAAAATTATCTGGAAGATACCGTCATCGCACAAACCCCTCCAGAAGGCGGCGGTCAACGGCGCGGAAGTCCGGTTAATCTCTTGATAAGCCGCGGACCCACACCACAATTCATTGAGCTCCCGAACTTCCAAGGTCAACCCGCTGCTGATGTCCTCGTCGCACTCGAATCAGTTGGACTAAAGGTTGAAACCGAATATAGTTCTCACCCCAAAATCCCTGAAGGCGCGATTATTGCTCACGAACCGCCCGGCGACGTAATGATGAAAACTGGAGACCTTGTCCGCCTTGAGATCAGCGGTGTGCAAGGATCGACTGGGGATGTCGGTAGATTACTACCTGTTACGCACACGGTCGGTAAAGAAGGAGAACTCTCACGTCAGGTTAGAATTGTTATAATTGATGACTACGGCGAGCGTACTGTCATTGATCAACGCTACGCACCCGGCACAGTGATTAATTTGGAACAGAAGGGATTCCGCGTTTTCGGCAAAACGCGGGTGATCGTTTATGAAGATGGCGAAAGACTGCCTGAAGTGCTTTATCGATAG
- a CDS encoding RsmE family RNA methyltransferase yields the protein MHTFYVSPSQIQTDIGTITCSEHHHLCNVLRITPGETIRIIDGQGNVYTADVLDTDIDQSLSEARILTHEFHPKGPCSLTLFQGLPKNDKMELILQKTTELGITQVVPMYSAYALQKPSQNRYERWHRVIVSATKQCKRAWLPELCNPQTFDMSLTQLKSFSLRLLFISPNHSGKPQTRHIKTVLREVSTPATIALFVGPEGGFSDQEIAALVDSGCVPVTLGTNVLRTETAAIIAVAVAAYEYQL from the coding sequence ATGCACACTTTCTATGTTTCCCCTTCTCAGATTCAAACCGATATTGGCACGATTACCTGTTCGGAGCATCACCATCTCTGTAACGTCCTCCGCATAACGCCGGGCGAGACTATCCGAATTATTGACGGGCAAGGTAATGTCTATACCGCAGACGTACTTGATACGGACATAGATCAATCTTTAAGCGAAGCTCGAATTCTCACCCACGAATTTCACCCAAAGGGACCGTGTTCACTCACGCTGTTTCAAGGGCTGCCCAAAAACGATAAAATGGAATTAATTCTCCAAAAGACAACAGAACTCGGAATCACACAGGTTGTGCCGATGTACTCAGCGTATGCGCTACAAAAACCGAGTCAAAACCGATATGAGCGGTGGCATCGTGTTATTGTGTCTGCCACAAAGCAGTGTAAACGGGCGTGGTTACCTGAGTTATGCAACCCGCAGACGTTTGACATGTCTCTTACACAACTCAAAAGTTTTTCACTCCGTTTGTTATTTATCAGTCCGAATCATAGTGGAAAACCGCAAACACGGCATATCAAGACAGTCTTGCGAGAGGTTTCCACTCCTGCTACAATAGCGCTCTTTGTTGGACCTGAAGGTGGCTTTTCCGATCAGGAAATTGCCGCTTTGGTTGATAGCGGATGCGTCCCCGTGACGCTCGGCACAAATGTCTTACGGACGGAAACCGCTGCGATTATAGCTGTCGCTGTTGCCGCCTATGAATACCAACTGTAG
- the tatC gene encoding twin-arginine translocase subunit TatC — protein MESNDVAMTFWEHLEELRRRIIISAIAIGVFTVLSLSFSKPIEKVIMFPLGTSMNSLIANAIDATFGSEGSTLGFFAIALRAGTSSVNAELMKVGPLEGIMAYLKLGITTGILLALPIIIYQVWAFVFPALNRQEQRFAVPLFLIIVVFFIFGAVFAYFIVTPVVLQFSAQLLPDLPNRWDLEKYINFITRLILGFGIAFELPIVMAFLARIGVIDARGFREKQNYALLGICVMSALLTPADPGSMLLMAIPLFVLYQLGIFFAYLVEKESEI, from the coding sequence ATGGAATCTAACGATGTAGCAATGACCTTCTGGGAACATCTTGAGGAGCTCCGGCGCCGAATTATTATCTCTGCTATTGCAATCGGTGTTTTTACGGTTTTAAGTTTATCCTTCAGTAAGCCTATTGAGAAGGTAATTATGTTTCCATTGGGAACATCGATGAACTCACTGATTGCGAACGCTATTGATGCTACATTCGGTTCTGAAGGATCAACGTTAGGTTTCTTCGCAATCGCTTTACGTGCTGGGACTTCCAGCGTCAACGCTGAGCTTATGAAAGTCGGTCCCTTAGAAGGTATCATGGCATACCTGAAATTGGGGATTACCACCGGTATTTTGTTAGCACTGCCGATAATCATTTATCAGGTTTGGGCATTCGTTTTTCCGGCGTTGAATCGACAAGAGCAACGGTTCGCAGTGCCCCTGTTTTTAATCATTGTCGTGTTTTTCATCTTTGGTGCTGTTTTCGCCTACTTTATTGTCACACCGGTGGTCCTACAGTTCTCCGCACAGCTGCTTCCAGATTTGCCGAATAGATGGGATTTAGAAAAATATATTAATTTTATAACACGGTTAATCTTAGGATTCGGTATCGCGTTTGAGTTGCCAATAGTGATGGCATTTCTTGCGCGTATTGGGGTGATTGACGCACGGGGCTTCCGTGAAAAACAAAACTATGCGTTGTTGGGCATCTGTGTGATGTCAGCACTGTTGACACCTGCAGATCCAGGTTCAATGTTGTTGATGGCAATACCGCTCTTTGTTTTGTATCAACTCGGTATTTTCTTCGCTTATCTCGTCGAAAAGGAGTCTGAAATATAA
- a CDS encoding TatA/E family twin arginine-targeting protein translocase yields MMGIGGMEIFIILVIALVIFGPKKLPEMGRSLGKAIREFKSAGTDLQDELTKAANEIDKDKDPNIKPPNPSSS; encoded by the coding sequence ATGATGGGAATCGGCGGAATGGAGATATTTATAATCCTTGTGATTGCACTTGTCATTTTTGGACCGAAAAAGTTGCCAGAAATGGGACGTTCGCTTGGCAAGGCTATCCGAGAATTTAAGAGTGCTGGCACCGATCTCCAAGATGAATTGACAAAAGCAGCAAATGAAATAGATAAGGACAAAGATCCAAATATCAAGCCTCCGAACCCCTCTTCATCATAA